A segment of the Fibrobacter succinogenes subsp. succinogenes S85 genome:
AATCTTGCCTTCAAAACCTGGATTTGTCCGCAAGAAATTATTGTACAAAGGTTTCAGACGATTCGGGGTATTAGCCCTGACAACCTCCATGATCTTTTCGGAGGAACGTCCTTGAGCACTCGATGTATCCTTTGGAGCTTCAGCCACCTTACTTTCAGAAGCAGACTCATCATGCGGCGTTGCAGTCGTTGGTACAGGTTCACTTACTGGTTGCTGCGAATTACCGGCACAAGCCGCAAGGATACCAGCGACAATAATTACGGCAAATTTCAAGAAAAAAGGCGTTTTCATAAGATTCTCCAACTCATTTTATGCCAAAATTTTTGGGCTACCAGTAGATAATATAAATATCCACTTTAAACTTTCCGGGAACTTTTTAAATTTGAGGTTAGAAAAAGAGGATTTCATGTTTTTTGAACAAGCAATAGCCCATAACCTCCCGAATTATACGAAGGAATCGGATTCCGCCTACGGCGAGACCCTCGCTCCGCTCGATTACAAGGACGAACTTAAGGTCAAGAACGAAGCCATCCGCGAATTTTGGGAAGTCAACCGCCTTGCACGCGGTCCGCAGCCGATTGTGGCAAGCCCCATGCCGCGCAATTACCGCACGACGTCCAAGCGCCAAGTCGAAATGAAGCCGGGCGACCTCCGCTTTAACGAATACGACAGCATCTTGGAGCCCGAAGAACACAACGCCATTTACCGTCTGCTGTTCGACAAGCTCATCACGCCGGCATACAAGCCGCTCGCTTACGCGCTCAACTGGCTCATCATCCGCGGCACGTACAAGTACCGCATCGTGATTTTCAACGTGAAAAAGCTGGACGCAAGTATCGTGCGCAAGCTCAAGCAGATTTCCGAAG
Coding sequences within it:
- a CDS encoding TonB family protein; this translates as MKTPFFLKFAVIIVAGILAACAGNSQQPVSEPVPTTATPHDESASESKVAEAPKDTSSAQGRSSEKIMEVVRANTPNRLKPLYNNFLRTNPGFEGKITVKFKILPDGNIETGEIVSATTNFPEFEKAVLNDILQWKFDAGDYKNCTVTIPFTFADDGKPAKKGPANLGPAEDAWYGASQGWY